The proteins below are encoded in one region of Fibrella aestuarina BUZ 2:
- a CDS encoding MFS transporter — translation MSFRSRVLSLLVLLSTITYIDRTCISLVAADIKKELHIANDAWGWVLSAFALSYALFELPTGALGDRLGPRRVLVRVVGWWSAFTALTGTATSWLYLVIVRFLFGAGEAGAYPNASIVVSRWFPKQETGRAQAYIWAAGRVGGVLAPWLVLPIAASYGWRVSFYAMGLLGVIWLVVWYAWFRDFPSEKAGVPDEERTYIEANRRFKHNSHHIPWKAVLRSRNMWAIMLMFHFFMYGAYFFTGWLPTYLKEGRHFNQSQMQLFATLPFVLGAIGCFVGGYASDWLSRRYGLRMGRRSVGIVGMGLSSVIILSAALATDNQTAAVLLAVGMGFKDLTLPVAFAVCNDVGRSRAGVVSGAMNMVGQLGAVFLGVVFGYIVEATGDFNKPLFLIAALLLGGCLLWFRIDPLEEVVLE, via the coding sequence ATGAGCTTTCGTTCCCGCGTTCTGTCGCTGCTGGTGCTGCTGTCTACGATAACGTACATTGACCGCACCTGTATTTCGCTGGTTGCCGCCGATATCAAAAAAGAGTTACACATTGCCAACGACGCCTGGGGCTGGGTGTTGAGTGCCTTTGCGCTTTCCTACGCCCTGTTTGAACTACCTACCGGCGCCCTGGGCGACCGCCTCGGCCCGCGCCGGGTGCTGGTGCGCGTGGTCGGGTGGTGGTCGGCGTTTACGGCGCTCACCGGCACGGCCACCAGTTGGCTTTATCTGGTCATCGTCCGGTTTTTGTTCGGAGCAGGCGAAGCGGGCGCTTACCCCAACGCCTCCATTGTGGTGTCGCGCTGGTTCCCGAAGCAGGAGACCGGACGGGCGCAGGCGTATATCTGGGCGGCCGGGCGCGTGGGGGGTGTCTTGGCGCCCTGGCTGGTGCTGCCGATTGCCGCTAGTTACGGCTGGCGGGTTTCGTTTTACGCCATGGGTTTGCTGGGCGTAATCTGGCTGGTTGTCTGGTACGCCTGGTTCCGCGATTTTCCGTCCGAAAAAGCGGGGGTACCCGATGAGGAACGTACCTACATCGAAGCCAACCGGCGTTTCAAGCACAACAGCCATCATATCCCTTGGAAAGCCGTGCTGCGCAGCCGGAACATGTGGGCCATTATGCTCATGTTCCACTTCTTCATGTATGGGGCTTATTTCTTCACGGGCTGGCTACCAACGTACCTGAAAGAAGGGCGCCACTTCAACCAGAGTCAGATGCAACTGTTTGCAACCCTGCCGTTTGTGCTGGGTGCCATTGGCTGCTTCGTGGGCGGCTACGCCAGCGATTGGCTTTCGCGCCGATATGGGCTGCGTATGGGCCGCCGAAGTGTGGGCATTGTGGGCATGGGCCTATCAAGCGTTATTATTCTGAGTGCGGCCTTAGCCACTGACAATCAGACGGCAGCCGTGTTGTTGGCCGTGGGCATGGGGTTCAAAGACCTGACGCTGCCCGTCGCTTTCGCCGTTTGCAACGACGTAGGCCGCAGCCGGGCGGGCGTGGTATCGGGGGCCATGAACATGGTGGGGCAGTTGGGCGCGGTCTTTCTGGGCGTAGTATTTGGCTACATCGTTGAAGCCACCGGCGATTTCAACAAACCGCTCTTCCTGATTGCCGCCCTGCTGCTCGGCGGCTGCCTCCTGTGGTTTCGTATCGACCCGCTGGAAGAAGTCGTGTTGGAGTAA
- a CDS encoding T9SS type B sorting domain-containing protein produces MNRWVTFTIYATLWAIVGLLLLPSSGWAQTGPVSSTPTAASLIRQTEQENQIKIIGKLCTPTNPGGGPVSTTGSSGSATSANANCGSDPVNFYDVDPASFKDRTVWVIDGGAPQTGGVASTSFTTPGVKSITLTRFYSSTVTGGVSTTVSVPKTFTVNVGTPPRQFQNWRNDTTICKGTELKIDPYPSGAPDGVTYLWYPKGEVTQSISTTASGCYSVEVTNAEGCSVQDKIQVSLCPEQNASAGSKWYFGNNAGLDFAGGEPKPIDDGKLSTIEGSASITDTKGNVLFYTDGITIFDKDGKPMQLFDPISGTLTTAASLSGNQRSTQSAIIVPKPVCRGCDYEYYVYTTAEINGTRQVTYSIVDMRRNSGAGAITQQNLPVVSNTTSASSTERSASVRRDRDTTYWVMTHDYGTNCFRVDHLTAQLKTEQKQYCLGTAHDSPARGEGQMKFGPAPQPASTTATSGTGTSGTVVSGTATQGNSNTAVRPVAVVIPGDPNSTDPDRQKSYVEIFNFNTETGELKGPDKRIDMGPAPPTSYGVEFSPDGSKVYVTQIGSVSSVSGVQTQTGPSRIIQYDITDADPASTSAVVAESTQQQFGSLQIGPDGKIYVAVQGASSLGVIDNADGSGGTTTNPFAKPPTFTLTGQDLGGKVSQLGLPNQVANFSQPSSNPGVSASNVCQGNPVELQITPYCPKLKETYNLRVRNSAGAIVAQTLSFTTTSQSYSISTPGTYSATLEVRVITSTGTTCTTATAETSFTVIEQPPAFDLGPDINKCDSNPVSLTIPAVAEQYAWVLGRQIVSTSRVLSTTVSGRYTAYIGNGGECVEQDQITINFYRPGNIDLGPPVPLCEKSTRELTLTSPGFTSFSWTSGVLSTTLTDRTITIDKPGTYSLVASYDRTTPTGPLTCYARDQIDVVSAKLPTITSSLRQPASCTAADGVITITPAPTSVVSGTPTASTSFTYSWTTVSGSPISTTSNSASALTEGTYQVSVTDANACSVVTPFTLQSTSQRLQLALTPSLQQCGEPTSGSVALGVTNGTAVEVRWVGPPGSSFVSTGTSLTGASAGVYSVSATNSLGCVSSASTTIGLSTTSTLSLSNRSNCVGDTVQLIPSRLGNFTSGVIYRWNTGETTERISPRTAGTYSLTATNTQNGCIGTASATAQFVQKPNVSAGNNLSLCLGSPQSLTLLQLTGASPGGGTWAGPSVSSTGSFTANPAQVGQVVTVTYSVTVSGCANSAPRQIALNQVPQVNAGPDADFCEGSGQALRASGSPGALFRWSDGTQGSLIRPNQTGRYTVTASLNGCEASDDLQVLVRPAPRFDLTRQAVICVGDRQQTQLRVVPQSNDQTVVWTTTNTTSTTLTVSAAGTYSVVVTGANGCVAGDAAVVLDRCEPRVFAPNAFSPNGDNSNDRFSPLNAYTTDLELRIYNRWGEVIFASTPETPDWDGTYRGEPAQSMLYPYTITYRSQYFPERPAVVKRGSVLLLR; encoded by the coding sequence ATGAACCGCTGGGTTACCTTTACCATATACGCGACACTTTGGGCGATAGTCGGGCTGCTGCTCCTTCCTTCCAGCGGGTGGGCGCAAACCGGGCCTGTGTCGAGCACGCCCACGGCTGCTTCGCTGATTCGGCAAACCGAACAGGAAAATCAGATCAAGATTATCGGCAAACTGTGTACGCCTACCAACCCGGGGGGCGGGCCAGTCAGCACTACCGGCAGTTCGGGTTCCGCGACCTCGGCTAACGCCAACTGCGGCAGTGATCCCGTTAATTTCTACGACGTCGACCCGGCGTCCTTCAAAGACCGAACCGTTTGGGTGATCGACGGTGGCGCTCCGCAAACCGGCGGCGTAGCCAGCACGTCCTTCACGACACCGGGGGTCAAATCCATAACGCTGACCCGTTTCTACTCATCGACCGTAACCGGCGGCGTCTCCACCACTGTCAGTGTACCCAAGACATTCACCGTCAACGTAGGTACACCCCCGAGGCAATTTCAGAACTGGCGCAACGACACCACCATTTGTAAAGGTACCGAACTGAAGATTGACCCATATCCGAGTGGGGCGCCTGATGGCGTAACGTACCTGTGGTACCCAAAAGGCGAGGTTACGCAGTCAATCAGCACCACCGCCTCGGGCTGCTATTCGGTAGAGGTCACCAATGCAGAAGGCTGTTCGGTGCAGGATAAAATCCAGGTCAGTCTGTGTCCGGAGCAGAACGCCTCGGCGGGTTCGAAATGGTATTTTGGCAACAACGCCGGCCTTGACTTTGCCGGGGGCGAGCCCAAACCCATCGACGACGGTAAGCTGAGTACCATCGAAGGGTCGGCCTCCATCACCGACACAAAGGGAAACGTACTGTTCTACACGGATGGCATTACGATCTTCGACAAGGATGGCAAGCCCATGCAGCTGTTCGACCCCATCAGCGGCACGCTCACCACGGCGGCGTCGCTCAGCGGCAACCAGCGCTCTACGCAGTCGGCCATTATCGTGCCCAAGCCGGTTTGCCGGGGTTGCGATTACGAATACTACGTCTACACCACTGCCGAAATCAACGGCACCCGGCAGGTTACGTACAGCATCGTCGATATGCGCCGCAACAGCGGGGCCGGTGCCATCACCCAGCAGAATTTGCCGGTCGTTTCCAACACAACGTCGGCCAGCAGTACCGAACGGTCGGCCTCGGTGCGCCGCGACCGTGACACAACCTATTGGGTGATGACGCACGATTACGGGACCAACTGTTTCCGGGTTGACCACCTGACGGCGCAGCTTAAGACCGAACAGAAACAGTATTGCCTCGGCACGGCACACGATTCGCCCGCCCGTGGCGAAGGACAGATGAAATTTGGCCCGGCTCCCCAACCCGCCAGCACGACCGCCACCAGCGGCACAGGTACGTCGGGAACGGTGGTTTCGGGAACCGCTACACAGGGGAACAGCAACACGGCCGTCAGGCCCGTGGCGGTGGTCATACCCGGCGACCCGAATAGTACGGACCCTGACCGACAGAAAAGCTACGTCGAGATATTCAACTTCAACACGGAAACGGGCGAACTCAAGGGACCCGATAAACGAATTGATATGGGCCCCGCACCGCCCACGTCTTATGGGGTCGAGTTTTCGCCCGACGGCAGTAAAGTATACGTCACCCAAATAGGCTCCGTCTCCAGTGTGAGCGGGGTACAAACGCAGACGGGACCCTCGCGCATCATACAATACGACATTACCGACGCCGACCCAGCCAGTACCAGTGCGGTGGTGGCCGAAAGCACGCAACAGCAGTTTGGGTCCTTGCAGATCGGCCCCGATGGCAAAATCTACGTAGCTGTACAGGGGGCTTCGTCGCTGGGGGTGATCGACAACGCGGATGGCAGTGGTGGCACCACGACCAACCCGTTTGCCAAGCCGCCTACGTTCACGCTGACGGGGCAGGATTTGGGCGGAAAAGTCAGCCAGTTGGGGCTGCCCAACCAGGTGGCCAACTTCAGCCAGCCTTCGAGCAACCCCGGTGTGTCGGCCAGCAATGTCTGTCAGGGGAATCCGGTTGAGCTACAGATTACGCCTTATTGCCCCAAACTGAAAGAAACGTACAACCTGCGGGTACGAAACAGCGCGGGCGCCATTGTGGCTCAAACCCTGTCGTTTACGACGACTTCGCAGAGCTACAGCATTTCGACGCCAGGTACGTACTCAGCGACGCTGGAGGTGCGCGTGATTACATCGACCGGCACTACCTGTACGACCGCCACAGCCGAGACATCGTTTACCGTCATTGAACAGCCCCCGGCCTTCGACCTTGGGCCCGATATCAACAAGTGCGATTCGAACCCCGTTTCGCTAACGATCCCCGCCGTAGCCGAGCAGTATGCCTGGGTATTGGGCAGGCAGATTGTGAGCACGTCGAGGGTACTCAGCACGACTGTCTCCGGTCGGTACACAGCTTATATCGGAAACGGTGGCGAGTGCGTGGAGCAGGATCAGATCACGATTAATTTCTACAGGCCCGGTAACATTGACCTGGGGCCACCCGTCCCGCTCTGTGAGAAAAGTACGCGCGAACTGACCCTAACGTCCCCCGGATTCACCTCCTTCAGTTGGACATCGGGGGTATTGAGTACGACCCTGACCGACCGGACCATTACCATTGATAAACCAGGTACGTATTCGCTGGTGGCCTCGTATGACCGAACAACGCCGACCGGGCCACTGACCTGTTACGCCCGGGATCAGATCGACGTGGTGTCGGCCAAACTGCCCACCATTACGTCATCGCTCCGGCAACCGGCTAGCTGTACTGCCGCCGATGGGGTCATTACCATTACCCCGGCCCCCACGTCGGTCGTATCGGGTACGCCCACGGCCAGCACATCGTTTACCTATTCCTGGACGACCGTCAGCGGATCACCCATTTCCACCACAAGCAATTCGGCTTCCGCGCTGACAGAAGGTACCTATCAGGTCAGCGTCACCGATGCCAATGCCTGTTCAGTCGTGACGCCGTTCACGTTGCAATCGACGTCGCAACGATTACAGCTGGCCCTGACGCCTTCGCTGCAACAGTGCGGCGAGCCCACGAGTGGCAGTGTCGCGCTGGGCGTTACCAACGGCACCGCCGTTGAAGTTCGATGGGTAGGCCCGCCGGGCTCGTCGTTTGTGTCGACAGGTACGTCGCTGACGGGTGCTTCGGCGGGCGTCTACAGCGTGTCGGCAACCAACAGCCTGGGCTGCGTCTCGTCAGCCTCAACCACCATTGGCCTCAGCACGACCTCGACACTCAGCCTATCGAACCGCAGCAACTGCGTGGGCGATACCGTGCAACTGATTCCGTCTCGGTTGGGCAACTTCACGAGTGGGGTCATTTACCGCTGGAACACCGGCGAAACCACCGAACGCATCTCGCCCCGGACGGCCGGTACATACTCGCTGACGGCTACGAACACGCAGAACGGATGTATCGGTACGGCCAGTGCAACGGCGCAGTTTGTGCAGAAACCCAACGTGTCGGCGGGCAATAACCTGTCGCTCTGTTTAGGCTCACCGCAGTCACTTACGTTGCTGCAACTAACGGGCGCCAGTCCCGGCGGGGGTACGTGGGCAGGACCGAGCGTCAGTTCGACCGGTTCGTTCACCGCAAATCCCGCTCAGGTTGGTCAGGTTGTGACCGTGACGTATTCGGTTACCGTTAGCGGCTGCGCCAACTCAGCACCGCGCCAGATCGCTTTAAATCAGGTGCCACAGGTCAATGCCGGCCCCGATGCTGATTTCTGCGAAGGCAGTGGTCAGGCCCTGCGCGCTTCGGGCTCGCCGGGTGCCCTGTTCCGTTGGAGCGATGGTACGCAGGGCTCGTTGATCCGCCCTAACCAGACCGGACGCTATACCGTAACGGCTAGCCTGAACGGCTGTGAAGCCAGCGATGATTTGCAGGTGCTCGTGCGGCCCGCGCCCCGCTTCGACCTAACCCGGCAGGCGGTTATCTGCGTGGGCGATCGCCAGCAGACTCAGTTGCGCGTAGTACCGCAGAGCAACGACCAAACCGTTGTCTGGACCACGACCAATACCACGTCGACGACGCTTACCGTCAGTGCAGCCGGTACGTATTCGGTGGTGGTGACGGGCGCCAATGGCTGCGTGGCGGGTGATGCGGCGGTGGTACTCGATCGTTGCGAACCACGTGTGTTTGCGCCCAATGCGTTCTCGCCCAACGGTGACAATAGCAACGACCGGTTTAGTCCGCTTAATGCCTACACAACGGATCTTGAACTGCGCATTTACAACCGCTGGGGTGAAGTGATTTTCGCCAGTACGCCCGAGACGCCCGATTGGGATGGCACCTACCGGGGCGAACCGGCGCAGTCGATGCTCTACCCCTACACGATTACCTATCGCAGCCAGTACTTCCCAGAACGCCCCGCCGTCGTCAAACGCGGGAGCGTGTTGTTGCTGAGGTGA
- the der gene encoding ribosome biogenesis GTPase Der, with protein MSNIVAIVGRPNVGKSTLFNRLIEQRQAIMDNQSGVTRDRHYGRAEWTDHFFTVIDTGGYVVGSEDVFEEAIREQVEIALDEATVVLFVVDTMTGITGLDDEFANVLRRSKKPVFLVANKAETSDRMHAASEFYGLGMGEPYPISAQTGSGTGDLLDAVVKHFPTKEAENPDEGIPRIAILGRPNVGKSSFVNTLLGVERNIVTDIAGTTRDAINSHYKAFGKEFILTDTAGLRRKARVSDNIEFYSTLRTIKAMEESDVCVILLDATRGMEGQDMTIIGQAIKAKKGVVIMVNKWDAVEKDHKTADVWRKEFLRRLAPIDYLPIVFASVHEKQRIFQVMEKAMEVYENKKKRIPTSKINELMQPEIESYPPPAIKGKYVKIKYMLQLPTASPTFVFFCNLPQYIKESYERYLENKLREHFGFDGVPLTLFFRQK; from the coding sequence ATGTCAAACATTGTAGCTATTGTAGGCCGCCCCAACGTGGGCAAATCAACGCTGTTTAATCGACTGATCGAGCAGCGGCAGGCCATTATGGATAACCAGTCGGGCGTAACGCGCGACCGGCATTACGGACGGGCCGAATGGACCGACCACTTTTTTACCGTCATCGATACGGGTGGGTACGTGGTTGGGTCGGAAGACGTCTTCGAAGAAGCGATTCGCGAGCAGGTTGAGATTGCACTCGACGAAGCAACGGTGGTGCTGTTCGTGGTCGATACCATGACCGGCATAACGGGCCTCGACGATGAGTTTGCCAATGTGCTGCGCCGGTCGAAAAAGCCGGTGTTCCTGGTGGCCAACAAAGCCGAAACCAGCGATCGGATGCACGCCGCCAGCGAATTCTACGGCCTCGGCATGGGCGAGCCGTATCCGATTTCGGCGCAGACCGGCTCAGGCACGGGCGATCTGCTCGACGCGGTGGTGAAGCATTTTCCCACCAAAGAAGCCGAGAATCCCGACGAAGGTATTCCGCGCATTGCCATTCTGGGCCGCCCCAACGTGGGCAAATCGTCGTTCGTTAACACGCTGTTGGGCGTAGAGCGCAACATCGTGACCGACATTGCCGGTACCACCCGCGACGCCATCAACAGCCACTATAAGGCGTTCGGGAAGGAGTTCATCCTGACCGATACGGCCGGGCTGCGTCGCAAGGCGCGCGTAAGCGACAACATCGAGTTCTATTCGACGCTGCGCACGATCAAGGCGATGGAGGAATCGGATGTCTGCGTGATCTTGCTCGATGCTACCCGCGGGATGGAAGGGCAGGACATGACCATCATCGGGCAGGCGATCAAGGCCAAGAAGGGTGTGGTCATTATGGTAAACAAATGGGATGCGGTGGAGAAAGACCACAAAACGGCCGATGTGTGGCGGAAGGAATTCCTACGGCGGCTGGCACCCATCGATTACCTGCCCATCGTCTTTGCGTCGGTACACGAAAAGCAGCGCATTTTTCAGGTAATGGAAAAAGCGATGGAGGTATACGAGAACAAGAAAAAGCGGATTCCGACCTCGAAAATCAACGAGCTCATGCAGCCCGAGATTGAATCGTATCCGCCACCGGCAATCAAGGGCAAGTACGTGAAGATCAAGTACATGCTGCAATTGCCAACGGCTTCGCCCACGTTCGTGTTCTTCTGTAACCTGCCGCAATACATCAAAGAGTCGTATGAGCGCTACCTGGAAAACAAACTCCGCGAGCACTTCGGCTTCGATGGCGTCCCGCTGACGTTGTTCTTCCGGCAGAAGTAA
- a CDS encoding DMT family transporter: MQTPITASAPPRTRYWVGALCVFLAAFCFALKGVLIKVGYGYGVDSIDLLTLRMLFSMPFYGGTLLWLSQRLPPLQLPAKQWGIVALLGITGYYLASYTNFLGLLYIDASLERILLFCYPTFVLLMNATVLKRRVAGLQWLALALTYTGILIAFLPHLTSGENTHMIWLGAFWVVLSGLIYAIYLVGSDTMIARLGAQRYTCYALLAAVVPTVVHNAIENGLHLAQFPLRVYGLGLLMALVNTVIPTFLMAEGIKRVGSSNASIIGSIGPIFTIVLATSILGEHISGWQFVGTALVLAGVFLIGWKGKK, translated from the coding sequence ATGCAAACGCCCATTACCGCTTCTGCTCCGCCGCGTACCCGCTATTGGGTGGGGGCGCTGTGCGTATTTCTGGCGGCGTTTTGCTTTGCGTTGAAAGGTGTATTGATTAAAGTCGGGTATGGCTATGGCGTCGACAGCATCGATCTGCTGACGTTGCGAATGCTCTTTTCGATGCCGTTTTATGGGGGTACGTTGCTGTGGTTGTCGCAGCGGCTGCCGCCCCTTCAGCTACCCGCCAAACAATGGGGTATCGTGGCGCTGCTGGGCATCACGGGCTACTACCTCGCCAGCTACACCAATTTTCTGGGCCTGCTCTACATCGACGCGAGTCTGGAGCGCATTCTGCTGTTTTGCTACCCTACGTTCGTGTTGCTGATGAACGCGACCGTGCTCAAACGGCGGGTTGCGGGCTTGCAGTGGCTGGCACTAGCCCTAACCTACACGGGCATCCTGATCGCTTTCCTGCCGCACCTGACTAGCGGCGAAAACACCCACATGATTTGGCTGGGTGCCTTCTGGGTAGTGCTGAGTGGACTCATCTACGCCATCTATCTGGTCGGTAGCGACACCATGATCGCCCGGCTGGGAGCGCAGCGCTACACCTGCTATGCGCTGCTTGCCGCCGTGGTGCCAACGGTTGTGCACAACGCGATCGAAAACGGGCTGCACCTGGCACAGTTCCCGCTACGGGTCTACGGCCTCGGTCTGCTGATGGCTCTCGTCAACACCGTTATCCCAACGTTTCTGATGGCGGAGGGCATCAAGCGGGTTGGGTCGAGCAATGCGTCGATTATCGGTAGTATCGGCCCTATTTTTACGATCGTGCTGGCCACGTCGATCTTGGGCGAGCACATTTCCGGCTGGCAGTTTGTCGGTACGGCTCTCGTCCTGGCCGGTGTCTTTCTGATCGGCTGGAAAGGCAAAAAATAA
- a CDS encoding ArsR/SmtB family transcription factor → MEDDKRIEKTAYVLKAVAHPLRIKIIQMLHENKELNVSTIYKNLNAEQSLISHHLINMRDKGILEIRRSGKNIYYFLVDSSVSDIIECIYRSKMLTAA, encoded by the coding sequence ATGGAAGACGATAAGCGCATTGAAAAGACAGCCTATGTGCTCAAAGCAGTAGCACATCCTTTGCGGATCAAAATCATTCAGATGCTTCACGAAAACAAAGAACTGAATGTATCAACGATCTATAAAAACCTGAATGCCGAGCAATCACTGATTTCGCATCACCTGATCAATATGCGCGATAAGGGGATTCTGGAAATCCGGCGGAGTGGCAAGAATATCTATTATTTTCTTGTCGATAGTTCGGTATCTGACATCATTGAGTGCATCTATCGGAGCAAGATGCTGACCGCCGCCTAA
- the ruvB gene encoding Holliday junction branch migration DNA helicase RuvB, translating to MRKDFMTGSGDAMSATEKEIERALRPLSFEDFTGQAKVLDNLEVFVKAAMQRGDALDHVLLHGPPGLGKTTLSHIIANELGANIKMTSGPVLDKPSDLAGLLTNLQQNDVLFIDEIHRLNPIVEEYLYSAMEDYKIDIMLDSGPNARTVQIKLNPFTLIGATTRAGMLTSPLRARFGINCRLEYYDAKLLTTIVQRSSAILGTAIDEDGAFEIARRSRGTPRIANNLLRRTRDFAQVKGNGYINVAIAEIALNALDVDQHGLDEMDNRILSTIIEKFKGGPVGLSTIATACGEESETIEEVYEPFLIQEGFLKRTSRGREATEKAYFHLGVVPGMRNGELFN from the coding sequence ATGCGCAAGGATTTTATGACCGGGTCGGGGGATGCGATGTCGGCTACGGAGAAGGAAATCGAACGGGCATTACGGCCCCTTTCGTTCGAAGACTTTACCGGGCAGGCCAAAGTCCTCGACAACCTGGAGGTCTTCGTCAAAGCGGCGATGCAGCGCGGCGACGCCCTCGACCACGTGCTGCTCCACGGCCCTCCGGGTCTGGGTAAAACAACGCTATCGCACATCATTGCCAATGAGTTGGGGGCCAATATCAAAATGACCTCGGGCCCCGTGCTCGACAAACCCAGCGATTTGGCGGGCCTGCTGACCAACCTTCAGCAAAACGACGTGCTGTTCATCGACGAGATTCACCGGCTCAACCCAATCGTGGAAGAGTACCTGTATTCGGCGATGGAAGATTACAAGATCGATATCATGCTCGACTCGGGCCCGAATGCCCGCACCGTGCAGATTAAGCTCAATCCGTTTACGCTCATCGGGGCCACCACCCGCGCCGGGATGCTCACCTCCCCCCTGCGCGCCCGCTTCGGGATCAACTGCCGCCTTGAGTATTACGACGCCAAACTGCTCACGACCATCGTGCAGCGGTCGTCGGCTATTCTGGGGACGGCTATCGATGAGGACGGCGCCTTTGAGATTGCCCGCCGCAGCCGCGGAACGCCGCGTATCGCTAACAACCTGCTGCGCCGCACGCGCGACTTCGCGCAGGTGAAGGGTAACGGTTACATCAACGTCGCGATCGCCGAGATCGCGCTGAACGCGCTCGACGTCGATCAGCACGGGTTGGATGAAATGGACAACCGTATTCTGTCGACCATCATCGAGAAATTCAAAGGGGGCCCCGTCGGGCTGTCGACCATTGCCACGGCCTGCGGCGAGGAGTCGGAAACGATCGAAGAAGTGTACGAACCGTTCCTGATTCAGGAGGGCTTTCTGAAACGTACCTCGCGGGGCCGCGAAGCCACCGAGAAAGCCTATTTCCACCTCGGCGTGGTACCAGGCATGCGCAACGGGGAGTTGTTCAACTAA
- the bla gene encoding class A beta-lactamase: protein MRSSRLAMHRIASIVGLVCLCHAVLAQPPKRRETNFVVKQSDMQAFMKKMGAEAKGRVGVAAAIVETGESIAYAGTERFPMQSVYKLPIAMATLAAIDAGTIRRQKPITVGTGDYVGPKQHSPLRDQHPSGATVSIDELLRYAVSESDGSASDVLLRLVGGASSVQSYLRTIGVTGVMVRNTERELGSADSVQYANWATPVEMVSLLRQLQLGRGLSDASRTYLLKLMTDTATGPNRLKGQLPPGTLVAHKTGTSMTVDGKTAATNDVGLITLPSGKHLAIAVFVSDARADQATRERVIAQITKQLWNRWQ from the coding sequence ATGCGCTCAAGTCGCTTAGCTATGCATCGGATTGCCTCAATCGTCGGGCTCGTTTGCCTGTGTCACGCCGTGCTCGCTCAACCGCCGAAACGGCGCGAGACCAATTTTGTCGTCAAACAGTCTGACATGCAGGCGTTCATGAAAAAGATGGGAGCCGAAGCAAAGGGGCGTGTTGGCGTGGCAGCGGCTATTGTCGAGACGGGCGAGAGCATTGCCTACGCGGGAACGGAACGTTTTCCGATGCAGAGTGTCTATAAACTTCCGATTGCTATGGCCACGCTGGCGGCGATCGATGCCGGTACGATACGGCGGCAGAAGCCGATTACGGTCGGAACAGGCGACTACGTTGGGCCAAAACAGCACAGTCCGCTGCGCGATCAGCACCCGAGCGGGGCAACGGTGAGTATCGATGAACTGCTACGCTACGCCGTTTCGGAAAGTGATGGGTCGGCGAGCGACGTCTTGCTACGGCTTGTGGGCGGGGCGTCGTCGGTGCAGAGCTACCTCAGAACGATTGGCGTAACGGGGGTCATGGTCAGGAATACCGAGCGCGAACTGGGTTCCGCTGACTCGGTGCAATACGCCAATTGGGCCACGCCCGTCGAGATGGTGAGTCTGTTGCGGCAATTGCAGTTGGGGCGGGGCCTGTCGGATGCCAGCCGAACGTACCTGCTGAAGCTGATGACGGACACCGCCACTGGCCCGAACCGGCTGAAAGGCCAACTGCCGCCAGGTACGTTGGTCGCCCATAAAACGGGTACGTCGATGACCGTTGACGGTAAAACCGCCGCCACGAATGACGTTGGGCTGATCACGTTGCCCAGCGGAAAGCATCTGGCTATCGCCGTGTTCGTCAGCGACGCCCGGGCCGATCAGGCAACCCGCGAACGGGTCATTGCGCAAATCACGAAGCAACTCTGGAATCGCTGGCAGTAA